The proteins below come from a single Drosophila kikkawai strain 14028-0561.14 chromosome 3R, DkikHiC1v2, whole genome shotgun sequence genomic window:
- the LOC108085008 gene encoding uncharacterized protein isoform X4 encodes MDWDKPPPTPAQQPPPKPRRTRVRQNVLHYESLPTAPPAMCGRTEENIFQFPAVASRARNLSASPKFERREVKDLPVCERGKHACSKCLPYRADRGTIEPLKTRLNSAIEAMDELTRTYALLEGFLEQRLATIADNEAGERAAEQEAKMGVEEELPSTSQAARQRPPAKPARLNTTHNDNEFELEHSLTWLESLMGTEVVPPFKQGKFKRIRERSKSMMDDDLNLYMKAERSGSKLSTSSSRPYLLRRQSTYSDNKAKVSKWTKVKAAFKWERANVPPSGPGAPENSVLMPLNHEVERYLKVPISVAAGSSSADSIISSSSGHIMSDTGGTPGTISSASSLDDLEAGCRQNFRRDSSKSDTRCDSRTSNFEVELRKSATDERLDSIRSSAPPLAAKSSSSKSLRRSRAFSDFEVLPEDHVAEIKATSSRRQKLPPSPLNLSQVNQIYSSDLPQLHSPLKSPKDSRMRRVHSPGTSSVPSSPSRHSDFFGEFESEDLSSGDFSEPTTPNHSEFKNKQREFERSSASNRSVKLGSGANSGGGAMGPSAGGSGKRSSEEHSPTQLLQHSELMSTDQLEQNLTPQFKKKLHKWRAKQQNCSGGAYSSDPPAASPTAKSQSSGEVKPKIDWNLWSMGQVKLEGQGLCALPDQKDLPEKFQKKLEQWNRLKCAPVGGTTSDNDSLKRGSKHGQSTRRGSDDDRWYKHRPHDKEKLSRLKAIVAPDHTSKKIEVKTSDGEVMKFEGISRKFTRKLYEWEKARGIGPEASTFALLHPGYCPIDVRRINKECHKAAAEHSPTLSRSLSLDSVSPNCQPLPAISQQASSLSLNDVNDLKEIEDSADALTDHEFKKYDEPEAVMVEVEEHIHDTASPLVTAHTLVEQQTPIYKYEEVQCNDYVNSRRVQSFESHTNLAPLLGALKRADDLFGQLRNASPDLPEQPSMRDCEAALLSIRSIYPYYSNNLMKAGVLNAISDVQSELGRLSELSQKSPLDEACCQETMQERTLEYLEELQGLHESLQCLKLSIQGGTNRYPRDIVPDINITSEDGQQLDSSSAYATCDNSSRDRLAQEDNSASAASPMEHETETSTTTGTLCRSSAPTINPGSLANGGAGTSACAKKKLLRLRKMGSRQNSKTESDSSDADTHSVLETPRRLRRKNFRLKQRSLDDDFRLGSTAPANEPEEIVYGSLKVRPGQLIEQSQCVAPAPISASTTSSTPSTVATPPPTKVGAFVPPPLPESNNRTYNTNANVFVKTKRKLFTTIPEPSAFEGIAVIEKELDSPLEEQQSEKLEKYEKFPKLERSKCQPRPLSLYKSISLERISSSQQPSKDELRKSQSSENLRRGSLLVRPPLASDSMQRLAESKKLEKQQDPMANPPVPVPRKAHLYKKNSLHKSHSATVANKIEHKIAKTGSGSTFSRAPPPPPVSLPLVLPNKEDNTLPRIQRKHPNTPTKAKQFEFPPTQILAPERPATPLSERAIRLQLAKAQFLQSAPVTPRQEPETPPPKGSDSMVLQKSISAGSVRATVQEPPKQPPAYQDVSTDQESVGTSSAYDSLPRAVSRSAKISSKLGFATLTSKLRRGHKKPKETPATSGPGSALSALCRQTLMADAIPQAFGITAGASAEKPPPSPTGRNVLKSHSTPQAAGPPSSINFDGLNKSLSEQYVRQLKESDV; translated from the exons ATGGACTGGGACAAGCCACCACCGACTCCAGcccagcagccgccgccgaaGCCCCGCAGGACCCGTGTCCGGCAGAATGTCCTGCACTACGAGAGCCTGCCCACAGCCCCGCCGGCCATGTGCGGCCGCACCGAGGAGAACATCTTTCAGTTCCCGGCTGTGGCCTCTAGAGCACGCAATCTCTCCGCCTCGCCCAAGTTCGAGCGAAGGGAGGTCAAGGACCTGCCCGTGTGTGAGCGGGGCAAGCACGCCTGCTCCAAGTGCCTGCCTTACCGCGCGGACAGGGGCACCATTGAGCCGCTGAAGACGCGTTTAAATTCTGCCATCGAGGCCATGGACGAACTGACCAGAACATATGCTCTACTAGAGGGATTCCTGGAGCAGCGACTGGCCACCATAGCGGACAACGAGGCGGGCGAACGGGCGGCGGAGCAGGAAGCCAAGATGggggtggaggaggagctgccctCCACTAGTCAAGCTGCCAGGCAGCGTCCACCTGCGAAGCCGGCCAGGCTGAATACGACCCACAACGACAACGAGTTCGAGCTGGAGCACTCGCTCACCTGGCTGGAGTCGCTGATGGGCACAGAGGTGGTGCCACCCTTCAAGCAGGGAAAGTTTAAAAG AATCAGAGAGCGCAGCAAGTCCATGATGGACGACGATCTAAATCTTTACATGAAGGCAGAGCGCTCGGGCTCCAAGCTAAGCACCTCCTCGTCGCGTCCCTACTTGCTGAGACGCCAGAGCACGTACAGTGACAACAAGGCCAAGGTCTCCAAATGGACCAAGGTCAAGGCCGCCTTCAAGTGGGAGCGGGCCAATGTTCCGCCCTCCGGTCCAGGGGCGCCGGAAAACAGTGTCCTGATGCCGCTCAACCATGAGGTGGAGAG GTACCTCAAAGTTCCCATTAGCGTGGCAGCCGGCAGCAGCTCGGCGGACAGCATTATTAGCTCCTCCTCCGGGCATATTATGAGCGATACTGGCGGGACACCGGGCACCATCAGCTCGGCCAGTTCTTTGGACGATCTCGAGGCGGGCTGCAGGCAGAATTTtc GTCGCGATTCCTCCAAGAGCGATACCCGATGCGATTCGCGCACCTCAAACTTCGAGGTGGAACTGCGCAAGTCCGCCACTGATGAACGCCTGGACAGCATCAGATCTTCTGCACCCCCTTTGGCGGCCAAGTCCTCGTCCAGCAAGTCGCTGCGCCGCTCCAGGGCCTTCTCCGACTTCGAGGTGCTGCCAGAGGATCATGTGGCGGAGATTAAGGCTACCAGCAGCCGGCGCCAGAAACTGCCGCCCAGTCCGCTCAATCTCAGCCAGGTCAACCAGATATATAGTTCGGATCTGCCGCAGCTGCACTCGCCGCTCAAGAGTCCCAAGGATTCGCGCATGCGTCGTGTCCACTCGCCGGGAACATCCTCCGTGCCCAGCAGCCCATCCAGGCACTCGGATTTCTTTGGAGAATTTG AGAGCGAGGACCTGTCCAGTGGCGATTTCTCGGAGCCAACCACGCCAAATC ATTCGGAGTTTAAGAACAAGCAGCGTGAGTTCGAGCGTTCCAGCGCCAGCAACCGCA GCGTCAAATTGGGAAGCGGAGCCAactcaggaggaggagcaatgGGGCCCAGTGCCGGCGGCAGTGGAAAGCGCAGCAGCGAGGAGCACTCGCCCACTCAGCTGCTTCAGCACAGCGAGCTCATGTCCACCGACCAGCTGGAGCAGAATCTCACGCCGCAGTTCAAGAAGAAGCTGCACAAGTGGCGGGCCAAGCAGCAGAACTGCTCGGGCGGAGCTTATTCATCGGACCCACCGGCGGCCAGTCCCACGGCCAAGAGCCAGAGCAGCGGTGAGGTGAAGCCCAAGATTGACTGGAACCTGTGGAGCATGGGCCAGGTGAAGCTCGAGGGCCAGGGACTGTGTGCCTTGCCCGATCAGAAGGACCTGCCCGAGAAGTTCCAGAAGAAGTTGG AGCAATGGAACCGCTTAAAGTGTGCTCCTGTCGGGGGCACCACCTCCGATAATGACTCCCTGAAGCGAGGCTCCAAGCACGGTCAGTCCACGAGAAGAGGATCCGACGATGATCGCTGGTACAAGCACAGGCCGCACGACAAGGAAAA ATTGTCCCGCCTCAAGGCCATCGTGGCGCCCGATCACACCTCCAAAAAGATCGAGGTGAAGACCTCCGATGGCGAGGTAATGAAGTTCGAGGGCATCTCCAGGAAGTTCACCCGCAAGCTGTACGAATGGGAGAAGGCCCGGGGCATAGGCCCGGAGGCATCCACCTTTGCCCTGCTGCATCCGGGCTACTGTCCCATCGATGTGCGAAGGATCAACAAGGAGTGTCATAAAG CTGCCGCGGAGCACTCGCCCACCCTCAGCCGCTCGCTCTCCCTGGACAGCGTGTCGCCGAACTGCCAGCCCCTGCCTGCTATCTCCCAGCAGGCCTCGTCCCTGTCCCTCAACGACGTCAACGATCTCAAGGAGATCGAGGACAGTGCCGACGCCCTTACCGATCACGAGTTCAAGAAGTACGATGAGCCGGAGGCAGTCATGGTCGAGGTGGAGGAGCACATTCACGACACCGCCTCGCCCCTGGTTACCGCTCACACCCTGGTGGAGCAGCAGACGCCCATCTACAAGTACGAGGAGGTGCAGTGCAACGACTATGT CAACTCTCGCCGCGTGCAGAGCTTCGAGTCGCACACAAATCTGGCCCCATTGTTAGGAGCTCTGAAACGTGCCGACGATCTATTTGGCCAACTGAGGAATGCCTCGCCCGACCTGCCGGAACAGCCATCCATGCGGGACTGCGAGGCCGCATTGCTGAGCATTCGCAGCATATATCCGTACTACTCAAATAACCTGATGAAGGCGGGCGTGCTCAACGCCATATCGGATGTCCAGAGCGAGCTGGGAAGGCTCTCGGAACTG AGCCAGAAATCTCCCCTGGACGAAGCTTGTTGCCAGGAAACCATGCAGGAGAGAACCCTAGAGTACCTGGAGGAGCTTCAAGGGCTGCACGAGTCTCTGCAGTGCCTCAAGCTGAGCATAC AGGGCGGAACGAATCGCTATCCCCGAGACATTGTGCCCGACATCAACATCACCAGCGAGGATGGCCAGCAGTTGGACTCCAGCTCGGCTTATGCCACCTGCGACAACTCCAGCCGTGATCGCCTAGCCCAGGAGGATAATAGCGCCAGTGCGGCCTCCCCCATGGAGCACGAGACGGAGACTAGCACCACCACTGGCACCCTCTGTCGCTCCAGTGCACCGACTATTAATCCCGGTTCCCTGGCCAACGGAGGAGCAGGCACGAGTGCATGTGCCAAGAAGAAGCTGCTGCGTCTGCGCAAGATGGGTTCCCGGCAGAACAGCAAGACGGAGAGTGACAGCAGCGATGCGGACACCCACTCGGTTCTGGAGACGCCGCGTCGGCTGCGTCGGAAGAACTTCCGGTTGAAGCAGCGCTCCTTGGACGATGATTTCCGGCTTGGATCTACAGCGCCGGCCAATGAGCCAGAGGAAATCGTCTACGGTTCGCTAAAGGTCAGACCGGGACAACTTATCGAGCAGAGTCAATGCGTGGCACCGGCTCCAATTTCCGCCTCCACTACTTCCTCGACACCATCTACGGTTGCCACTCCGCCTCCCACAAAGGTTGGTGCCTTTGTTCCTCCTCCGTTGCCGGAGTCCAACAACCGAACCTACAACACCAATGCCAATGTCTTTGTGAAGACCAAACGTAAGCTGTTCACCACCATCCCAGAGCCCAGTGCCTTCGAGGGCATAGCCGTGATCGAGAAGGAGCTGGACAGTCCTCTGGAGGAGCAGCAATCAGAAAAGTTGGAGAAATACGAGAAATTTCCGAAACTGGAGAGATCCAAGTGCCAGCCAAGACCTCTTAGCCTGTACAAATCCATCAGCTTGGAGCGCATCTCTTCCTCGCAGCAGCCGTCCAAGGACGAGCTGAGGAAGAGCCAGAGCAGCGAGAACTTGCGTCGGGGATCTCTCTTGGTGCGTCCACCTCTGGCCAGCGACAGCATGCAGAGACTGGCCGAGTCCAAGAAATTGGAGAAGCAGCAGGACCCGATGGCCAATCCCCCGGTGCCGGTGCCCAGGAAGGCGCATCTTTACAAGAAGAACTCGCTGCACAAGTCACACAGTGCCACCGTTGCTAACAAGATTGAGCACAAGATAGCCAAGACTGGCTCCGGATCGACGTTCTCGAGGGCGCCCCCTCCGCCACCGGTGTCCTTGCCATTGGTCTTGCCCAATAAGGAGGACAACACCTTGCCCCGCATCCAGAGGAAGCACCCGAACACGCCCACCAAGGCCAAGCAGTTTGAATTCCCCCCGACGCAGATCCTGGCGCCGGAGCGCCCAGCCACGCCACTGTCGGAGCGAGCTATCCGCCTCCAGTTGGCGAAGGCGCAGTTCCTGCAAAGTGCACCGGTCACGCCCCGACAGGAACCCGAGACACCGCCGCCCAAGGGCAGCGACTCTATGGTGCTCCAGAAGAGTATCAGTGCGGGCAGCGTGCGGGCTACCGTCCAAGAGCCACCTAAGCAGCCGCCAGCCTATCAGGACGTGTCCACGGATCAGGAGAGCGTGGGCACCTCTAGTGCTTACGATAGCTTGCCCAGAGCCGTCAGCCGGAGTGCCAAGATCTCTAGTAAATTGGGCTTCGCCACGCTCACTTCGAAGCTGAGAAGGGGTCACAAGAAGCCCAAGGAGACGCCCGCCACTTCCGGACCGGGAAGTGCCCTTTCCGCACTCTGCCGGCAAACCCTCATGGCCGATGCCATACCGCAGGCCTTCGGCATCACCGCCGGCGCCTCGGCAGAGAAGCCGCCACCGAGTCCCACGGGTCGGAATGTCCTTAAGTCGCACAGCACTCCGCAGGCGGCGGGTCCACCGTCCTCCATTAACTTCGATGGCCTGAACAAGTCCCTGAGCGAGCAGTACGTGCGCCAGCTGAAGGAGAGCGACGTCTAG
- the LOC108085008 gene encoding uncharacterized protein isoform X5, translated as MDWDKPPPTPAQQPPPKPRRTRVRQNVLHYESLPTAPPAMCGRTEENIFQFPAVASRARNLSASPKFERREVKDLPVCERGKHACSKCLPYRADRGTIEPLKTRLNSAIEAMDELTRTYALLEGFLEQRLATIADNEAGERAAEQEAKMGVEEELPSTSQAARQRPPAKPARLNTTHNDNEFELEHSLTWLESLMGTEVVPPFKQGKFKRIRERSKSMMDDDLNLYMKAERSGSKLSTSSSRPYLLRRQSTYSDNKAKVSKWTKVKAAFKWERANVPPSGPGAPENSVLMPLNHEVERYLKVPISVAAGSSSADSIISSSSGHIMSDTGGTPGTISSASSLDDLEAGCRQNFRRDSSKSDTRCDSRTSNFEVELRKSATDERLDSIRSSAPPLAAKSSSSKSLRRSRAFSDFEVLPEDHVAEIKATSSRRQKLPPSPLNLSQVNQIYSSDLPQLHSPLKSPKDSRMRRVHSPGTSSVPSSPSRHSDFFGEFESEDLSSGDFSEPTTPNHSEFKNKQRVKLGSGANSGGGAMGPSAGGSGKRSSEEHSPTQLLQHSELMSTDQLEQNLTPQFKKKLHKWRAKQQNCSGGAYSSDPPAASPTAKSQSSGEVKPKIDWNLWSMGQVKLEGQGLCALPDQKDLPEKFQKKLEQWNRLKCAPVGGTTSDNDSLKRGSKHGQSTRRGSDDDRWYKHRPHDKEKLSRLKAIVAPDHTSKKIEVKTSDGEVMKFEGISRKFTRKLYEWEKARGIGPEASTFALLHPGYCPIDVRRINKECHKAAAEHSPTLSRSLSLDSVSPNCQPLPAISQQASSLSLNDVNDLKEIEDSADALTDHEFKKYDEPEAVMVEVEEHIHDTASPLVTAHTLVEQQTPIYKYEEVQCNDYVNSRRVQSFESHTNLAPLLGALKRADDLFGQLRNASPDLPEQPSMRDCEAALLSIRSIYPYYSNNLMKAGVLNAISDVQSELGRLSELSQKSPLDEACCQETMQERTLEYLEELQGLHESLQCLKLSIQGGTNRYPRDIVPDINITSEDGQQLDSSSAYATCDNSSRDRLAQEDNSASAASPMEHETETSTTTGTLCRSSAPTINPGSLANGGAGTSACAKKKLLRLRKMGSRQNSKTESDSSDADTHSVLETPRRLRRKNFRLKQRSLDDDFRLGSTAPANEPEEIVYGSLKVRPGQLIEQSQCVAPAPISASTTSSTPSTVATPPPTKVGAFVPPPLPESNNRTYNTNANVFVKTKRKLFTTIPEPSAFEGIAVIEKELDSPLEEQQSEKLEKYEKFPKLERSKCQPRPLSLYKSISLERISSSQQPSKDELRKSQSSENLRRGSLLVRPPLASDSMQRLAESKKLEKQQDPMANPPVPVPRKAHLYKKNSLHKSHSATVANKIEHKIAKTGSGSTFSRAPPPPPVSLPLVLPNKEDNTLPRIQRKHPNTPTKAKQFEFPPTQILAPERPATPLSERAIRLQLAKAQFLQSAPVTPRQEPETPPPKGSDSMVLQKSISAGSVRATVQEPPKQPPAYQDVSTDQESVGTSSAYDSLPRAVSRSAKISSKLGFATLTSKLRRGHKKPKETPATSGPGSALSALCRQTLMADAIPQAFGITAGASAEKPPPSPTGRNVLKSHSTPQAAGPPSSINFDGLNKSLSEQYVRQLKESDV; from the exons ATGGACTGGGACAAGCCACCACCGACTCCAGcccagcagccgccgccgaaGCCCCGCAGGACCCGTGTCCGGCAGAATGTCCTGCACTACGAGAGCCTGCCCACAGCCCCGCCGGCCATGTGCGGCCGCACCGAGGAGAACATCTTTCAGTTCCCGGCTGTGGCCTCTAGAGCACGCAATCTCTCCGCCTCGCCCAAGTTCGAGCGAAGGGAGGTCAAGGACCTGCCCGTGTGTGAGCGGGGCAAGCACGCCTGCTCCAAGTGCCTGCCTTACCGCGCGGACAGGGGCACCATTGAGCCGCTGAAGACGCGTTTAAATTCTGCCATCGAGGCCATGGACGAACTGACCAGAACATATGCTCTACTAGAGGGATTCCTGGAGCAGCGACTGGCCACCATAGCGGACAACGAGGCGGGCGAACGGGCGGCGGAGCAGGAAGCCAAGATGggggtggaggaggagctgccctCCACTAGTCAAGCTGCCAGGCAGCGTCCACCTGCGAAGCCGGCCAGGCTGAATACGACCCACAACGACAACGAGTTCGAGCTGGAGCACTCGCTCACCTGGCTGGAGTCGCTGATGGGCACAGAGGTGGTGCCACCCTTCAAGCAGGGAAAGTTTAAAAG AATCAGAGAGCGCAGCAAGTCCATGATGGACGACGATCTAAATCTTTACATGAAGGCAGAGCGCTCGGGCTCCAAGCTAAGCACCTCCTCGTCGCGTCCCTACTTGCTGAGACGCCAGAGCACGTACAGTGACAACAAGGCCAAGGTCTCCAAATGGACCAAGGTCAAGGCCGCCTTCAAGTGGGAGCGGGCCAATGTTCCGCCCTCCGGTCCAGGGGCGCCGGAAAACAGTGTCCTGATGCCGCTCAACCATGAGGTGGAGAG GTACCTCAAAGTTCCCATTAGCGTGGCAGCCGGCAGCAGCTCGGCGGACAGCATTATTAGCTCCTCCTCCGGGCATATTATGAGCGATACTGGCGGGACACCGGGCACCATCAGCTCGGCCAGTTCTTTGGACGATCTCGAGGCGGGCTGCAGGCAGAATTTtc GTCGCGATTCCTCCAAGAGCGATACCCGATGCGATTCGCGCACCTCAAACTTCGAGGTGGAACTGCGCAAGTCCGCCACTGATGAACGCCTGGACAGCATCAGATCTTCTGCACCCCCTTTGGCGGCCAAGTCCTCGTCCAGCAAGTCGCTGCGCCGCTCCAGGGCCTTCTCCGACTTCGAGGTGCTGCCAGAGGATCATGTGGCGGAGATTAAGGCTACCAGCAGCCGGCGCCAGAAACTGCCGCCCAGTCCGCTCAATCTCAGCCAGGTCAACCAGATATATAGTTCGGATCTGCCGCAGCTGCACTCGCCGCTCAAGAGTCCCAAGGATTCGCGCATGCGTCGTGTCCACTCGCCGGGAACATCCTCCGTGCCCAGCAGCCCATCCAGGCACTCGGATTTCTTTGGAGAATTTG AGAGCGAGGACCTGTCCAGTGGCGATTTCTCGGAGCCAACCACGCCAAATC ATTCGGAGTTTAAGAACAAGCAGC GCGTCAAATTGGGAAGCGGAGCCAactcaggaggaggagcaatgGGGCCCAGTGCCGGCGGCAGTGGAAAGCGCAGCAGCGAGGAGCACTCGCCCACTCAGCTGCTTCAGCACAGCGAGCTCATGTCCACCGACCAGCTGGAGCAGAATCTCACGCCGCAGTTCAAGAAGAAGCTGCACAAGTGGCGGGCCAAGCAGCAGAACTGCTCGGGCGGAGCTTATTCATCGGACCCACCGGCGGCCAGTCCCACGGCCAAGAGCCAGAGCAGCGGTGAGGTGAAGCCCAAGATTGACTGGAACCTGTGGAGCATGGGCCAGGTGAAGCTCGAGGGCCAGGGACTGTGTGCCTTGCCCGATCAGAAGGACCTGCCCGAGAAGTTCCAGAAGAAGTTGG AGCAATGGAACCGCTTAAAGTGTGCTCCTGTCGGGGGCACCACCTCCGATAATGACTCCCTGAAGCGAGGCTCCAAGCACGGTCAGTCCACGAGAAGAGGATCCGACGATGATCGCTGGTACAAGCACAGGCCGCACGACAAGGAAAA ATTGTCCCGCCTCAAGGCCATCGTGGCGCCCGATCACACCTCCAAAAAGATCGAGGTGAAGACCTCCGATGGCGAGGTAATGAAGTTCGAGGGCATCTCCAGGAAGTTCACCCGCAAGCTGTACGAATGGGAGAAGGCCCGGGGCATAGGCCCGGAGGCATCCACCTTTGCCCTGCTGCATCCGGGCTACTGTCCCATCGATGTGCGAAGGATCAACAAGGAGTGTCATAAAG CTGCCGCGGAGCACTCGCCCACCCTCAGCCGCTCGCTCTCCCTGGACAGCGTGTCGCCGAACTGCCAGCCCCTGCCTGCTATCTCCCAGCAGGCCTCGTCCCTGTCCCTCAACGACGTCAACGATCTCAAGGAGATCGAGGACAGTGCCGACGCCCTTACCGATCACGAGTTCAAGAAGTACGATGAGCCGGAGGCAGTCATGGTCGAGGTGGAGGAGCACATTCACGACACCGCCTCGCCCCTGGTTACCGCTCACACCCTGGTGGAGCAGCAGACGCCCATCTACAAGTACGAGGAGGTGCAGTGCAACGACTATGT CAACTCTCGCCGCGTGCAGAGCTTCGAGTCGCACACAAATCTGGCCCCATTGTTAGGAGCTCTGAAACGTGCCGACGATCTATTTGGCCAACTGAGGAATGCCTCGCCCGACCTGCCGGAACAGCCATCCATGCGGGACTGCGAGGCCGCATTGCTGAGCATTCGCAGCATATATCCGTACTACTCAAATAACCTGATGAAGGCGGGCGTGCTCAACGCCATATCGGATGTCCAGAGCGAGCTGGGAAGGCTCTCGGAACTG AGCCAGAAATCTCCCCTGGACGAAGCTTGTTGCCAGGAAACCATGCAGGAGAGAACCCTAGAGTACCTGGAGGAGCTTCAAGGGCTGCACGAGTCTCTGCAGTGCCTCAAGCTGAGCATAC AGGGCGGAACGAATCGCTATCCCCGAGACATTGTGCCCGACATCAACATCACCAGCGAGGATGGCCAGCAGTTGGACTCCAGCTCGGCTTATGCCACCTGCGACAACTCCAGCCGTGATCGCCTAGCCCAGGAGGATAATAGCGCCAGTGCGGCCTCCCCCATGGAGCACGAGACGGAGACTAGCACCACCACTGGCACCCTCTGTCGCTCCAGTGCACCGACTATTAATCCCGGTTCCCTGGCCAACGGAGGAGCAGGCACGAGTGCATGTGCCAAGAAGAAGCTGCTGCGTCTGCGCAAGATGGGTTCCCGGCAGAACAGCAAGACGGAGAGTGACAGCAGCGATGCGGACACCCACTCGGTTCTGGAGACGCCGCGTCGGCTGCGTCGGAAGAACTTCCGGTTGAAGCAGCGCTCCTTGGACGATGATTTCCGGCTTGGATCTACAGCGCCGGCCAATGAGCCAGAGGAAATCGTCTACGGTTCGCTAAAGGTCAGACCGGGACAACTTATCGAGCAGAGTCAATGCGTGGCACCGGCTCCAATTTCCGCCTCCACTACTTCCTCGACACCATCTACGGTTGCCACTCCGCCTCCCACAAAGGTTGGTGCCTTTGTTCCTCCTCCGTTGCCGGAGTCCAACAACCGAACCTACAACACCAATGCCAATGTCTTTGTGAAGACCAAACGTAAGCTGTTCACCACCATCCCAGAGCCCAGTGCCTTCGAGGGCATAGCCGTGATCGAGAAGGAGCTGGACAGTCCTCTGGAGGAGCAGCAATCAGAAAAGTTGGAGAAATACGAGAAATTTCCGAAACTGGAGAGATCCAAGTGCCAGCCAAGACCTCTTAGCCTGTACAAATCCATCAGCTTGGAGCGCATCTCTTCCTCGCAGCAGCCGTCCAAGGACGAGCTGAGGAAGAGCCAGAGCAGCGAGAACTTGCGTCGGGGATCTCTCTTGGTGCGTCCACCTCTGGCCAGCGACAGCATGCAGAGACTGGCCGAGTCCAAGAAATTGGAGAAGCAGCAGGACCCGATGGCCAATCCCCCGGTGCCGGTGCCCAGGAAGGCGCATCTTTACAAGAAGAACTCGCTGCACAAGTCACACAGTGCCACCGTTGCTAACAAGATTGAGCACAAGATAGCCAAGACTGGCTCCGGATCGACGTTCTCGAGGGCGCCCCCTCCGCCACCGGTGTCCTTGCCATTGGTCTTGCCCAATAAGGAGGACAACACCTTGCCCCGCATCCAGAGGAAGCACCCGAACACGCCCACCAAGGCCAAGCAGTTTGAATTCCCCCCGACGCAGATCCTGGCGCCGGAGCGCCCAGCCACGCCACTGTCGGAGCGAGCTATCCGCCTCCAGTTGGCGAAGGCGCAGTTCCTGCAAAGTGCACCGGTCACGCCCCGACAGGAACCCGAGACACCGCCGCCCAAGGGCAGCGACTCTATGGTGCTCCAGAAGAGTATCAGTGCGGGCAGCGTGCGGGCTACCGTCCAAGAGCCACCTAAGCAGCCGCCAGCCTATCAGGACGTGTCCACGGATCAGGAGAGCGTGGGCACCTCTAGTGCTTACGATAGCTTGCCCAGAGCCGTCAGCCGGAGTGCCAAGATCTCTAGTAAATTGGGCTTCGCCACGCTCACTTCGAAGCTGAGAAGGGGTCACAAGAAGCCCAAGGAGACGCCCGCCACTTCCGGACCGGGAAGTGCCCTTTCCGCACTCTGCCGGCAAACCCTCATGGCCGATGCCATACCGCAGGCCTTCGGCATCACCGCCGGCGCCTCGGCAGAGAAGCCGCCACCGAGTCCCACGGGTCGGAATGTCCTTAAGTCGCACAGCACTCCGCAGGCGGCGGGTCCACCGTCCTCCATTAACTTCGATGGCCTGAACAAGTCCCTGAGCGAGCAGTACGTGCGCCAGCTGAAGGAGAGCGACGTCTAG